The Accipiter gentilis chromosome 7, bAccGen1.1, whole genome shotgun sequence genome includes a region encoding these proteins:
- the ARHGAP30 gene encoding rho GTPase-activating protein 30, giving the protein MSLALKARQKARRKGGTKERVFGCDLLEHLQQSGQDVPQVLRSCTEFVEQHGVVDGIYRLSGVSSNIQRLRQEFDSDRCPDLQKDVYLQDIHCVSSLCKAYFRELPNPLLTYQLYDKFADAVAIQMEEARLVKIKEVLKELPVPHYRTLEFLMRHLLHMASYSSQTNMHARNLAIVWAPNLLRSKDIEATGFNGTAAFMEVRVQSIVVEFILTHVEQLFGDAPLRGGESLRRSLLLSGGGTGDGQPPPYHVPATLSQGDGPPPIRPYHTIIELSDHRRKGSIKAKKWRSIFNLGRSSHEAKRKLVKVEEKDDKCGKITLRPAKSMDSLSSVPCASDDDSRLSKKRSAKQPPQRRESFDTCPSLPAPESCPELDESLEEKLKGQEEPRGPESEGENSTKSEPTTPKAGRASLVAPGRSPKASRSRAEKCAGVHISGPFSVTVPFHITSNLSRLTRGLPCPALAQAAAGRVPPASPPLPAQCSAGDPEVPEHRTGEGKTDTEETRLSLELRDSFAFLDSQETWLEGSGDGEPAAWPLLPDTGPGDGEGFLPIEEGIESGFMNPGEPPMEQPASYLSIEECMDEEMFFMAPSGSDAEDHTGDTDSEDMFLSAHDDLSPLAASLEPLDQLPGEGTALEILTPAPPAADGTTVPQDRSLTPGLAGLCPMEDDAPGEGEQPGDPAGAPAEEVAPGTSQPAGEGGGREEGAADGGSGPSRTDSSTKAGLGDEAGGAGDHAGAGPVPDTSDGEVEEDGAGSSSPAPEEPGEGEAQPSLGSPPASSPEEAPQEPVEPLVPGSVPEALPPSAASAEGTNATPVSSPSSSSLSASAPELRSPPPEAPEPSRAEPTGELGRPEPVAVLRRDGSAPVRLAARTIRVQQARSVPVVPPKPQFAKIPLALQPWMPPADGAAPAMEADAALPPRQLPSPTALEGPPQQPGGSGTGARRAGWREGGSVSFDMAVAMAAEQQLAQVPVRRIQTYGGGELTPAPPKALPFQKGPLRPRLLRPLSCVAAPEGEAPGRSRLSLTRPAAQAEGSVLSPPRRLVGTEGAAGER; this is encoded by the exons ATGTCGCTGGCGCTGAAGGCCCGGCAGAAGGCGAGGCGCAAGGGCGGCACCAAGGAGCGGGTTTTTGGCTGCGACCTCCTGGAGCATCTCCAGCAGTCGGGGCAGGACG TGCCCCAGGTGCTGAGGAGCTGCACCGAGTTCGTGGAGCAGCACGGGGTGGTAGATGGCATCTACCGCCTCTCGGGCGTCTCCTCCAACATCCAGCGGCTGCG GCAGGAGTTCGACAGTGACCGCTGCCCTGACCTGCAGAAGGATGTCTACCTGCAGGACATCCACTGCGTCAGCTCCCTCTGCAAGGCGTACTTCCGCGAGCTCCCCAACCCTCTCCTCACCTACCAGCTCTACGACAAATTTGCT GATGCAGTGGCTATCCAGATGGAAGAGGCTCGCCTGGTGAAGATCAAGGAGGTGCTGAAGGAGCTGCCAGTGCCCCACTATAG GACCCTGGAGTTCCTGATGAGGCACCTCCTGCACATGGCATCCTACAGCAGCCAGACCAACATGCACGCCAGGAACCTGGCCATCGTCTGGGCACCCAACCTGCTGCG GTCGAAGGACATTGAGGCGACGGGATTCAACGGCACAGCAGCATTCATGGAGGTGCGCGTCCAATCCATCGTTGTGGAGTTCATTCTCACCCACGTTGAGCAGCTCTTCGGGGACGCCCCTCTCCGTG GCGGCGAGTCCCTCCGGCGGTCCCTGCTGCTGAGCggtggggggacaggggatgggcaGCCCCCACCGTACCACGTGCCGGCCACGCTCAGCCAGGGTGACGGCCCCCCCCCCATCCGGCCCTACCACACCATCATCGAGCTCAGCGACCACAG GAGGAAGGGCTCCATCAAGGCCAAGAAGTGGAGGTCCATCTTCAACCTGGGCCGCTCCAGCCACGAAGCCAAGCGCAAGCTGGTGAAGGTGGAGGAGAAAG ATGACAAGTGTGGCAAAATAACCTTGCGGCCAGCCAAGAGCATGGACTCGCTCAGCTCTGTCCCCTGTGCCAGCGACG ATGATTCTCGGCTGAGCAAGAAGAGGTCGGCAAAGCAGCCGCCGCAGCGTCGGGAGAGCTTTGACACCTGCCCCTCGCTGCCGGCGCCGGAGAGCTGTCCCGAGTTGGATGAGAGCCTGGAGGAGAAGCTGAAGGGGCAGGAAGAGCCGCGGGGCCCTGAGTCAGAGGGCGAAAACAGCACCAAGTCAGAGCCCACCACCCCCAAAGCTGGCCGGGCCTCACTGGTGGCCCCTGGCCGCTCGCCCAAGGCCAGCCGCAGCCGTGCCGAGAAGTGCGCAGGGGTCCACATCTCTGGCCCCTTCTCCGTCACCGTCCCCTTCCACATCACCTCCAATCTCTCCCGCCTGACACGGGGGCTGCCGTGCCCGGCGCTGGCCCAGGCGGCTGCGGGGAGAGTGCCACCCGCCAGCCCCCCGCTGCCTGCCCAGTGCTCTGCCGGGGACCCCGAGGTGCCTGAGCACCGCACTG GGGAGGGGAAGACAGACACGGAGGAGACCCGGCTCTCCCTGGAGCTGCGGGACTCCTTCGCCTTCCTGGACAGCCAGGAGACgtggctggagggcagcggggacgggGAGCCAGCAGCATGGCCCCTGCTGCCAGACACCGGCCCTGGGGACGGCGAGGGGTTCCTGCCCATAGAGGAGGGGATAGAGAGCGGGTTCATGAAC CCGGGGGAGCCCCCCATGGAGCAGCCCGCCAGCTACCTCTCCATCGAGGAGTGCATGGATGAGGAGATGTTCTTCATGGCTCCCAGCGGCTCCGATGCCGAGGACCACACTGGGGACACCGACTCGGAAGACATGTTCCTCAGCGCCCACGACGACCTCAGCCCACTGGCGGCATCGCTGGAGCCCCTTGACCAGCTGCCGGGTGAGGGTACAGCCCTGGAGATCCTGACACCAGCCCCACCCGCTGCTGACGGCACCACTGTGCCGCAGGACAGGTCTCTGacaccagggctggcagggctatGCCCCATGGAGGACGATGCTCCGGGTGAGGGGGAGCAGCCTGGGGACCCTGCTGGGGCGCCAGCAGAGGAGGTTGCACCAGGCACCAGCCAGCctgcaggggagggaggtggaaggGAAGAGGGGGCTGCAGACGGTGGCTCTGGCCCCagcagaactgactccagcaccAAAGCTGGCCTGGGGGATGAGGCCGGAGGAGCCGGGGACCATGCGGGAGCAGGGCCAGTTCCCGACACATCGGATGGGGAAGTTGAAGAGGATGGAGCTGGCTCCAGTTCCCCCGCCCCAGAGGAGCCTGGGGAGGGCGAAGCCCAGCCTTCACTGGggtcccctccagcctcctcaccAGAAGAGGCACCCCAGGAGCCAGTGGAGCCCCTGGTCCCTGGGTCTGTCCCTGAAGCTCTCCCGCCCTCTGCAGCCAGTGCAGAGGGCACCAATGCCACCCCTGTGAGCAGCCCCAGTTCTTCCTCGCTCTCTGCTTCGGCCCCAGAGCTGCGCAGCCCTCCCCCTGAAGCCCCAGAGCCAAGCCGGGCCGAGCCCACCGGCGAGCTGGGGCGCCCTGAGCCCGTGGCCGTGCTGCGCCGTGACGGCAGTGCCCCGGTGCGCCTGGCTGCCCGCACCATCAGGGTGCAGCAGGCCCGGTCAGTCCCTGTCGTGCCCCCCAAGCCCCAGTTTGCCAAGATCCCCCTGGCCCTGCAGCCCTGGATGCCACCGGCTGATGGTGCGGCCCCAGCCATGGAGGCGGATGCCGCCCTACCACCCCGGCAGCTCCCCAGTCCCACGGCACTGGAGGGGCCTCCCCAGCAACCTgggggcagtgggacaggggcGAGGAGAGCGGGCTGGCGGGAGGGTGGCAGCGTGTCCTTTGACATGGCAGTGGCCATGGCCGCCGAGCAGCAGCTGGCCCAGGTGCCGGTCAGGAGGATCCAGACCTACGGTGGGGGGGAGCTGACGCCTGCTCCCCCCAAGGCCCTGCCCTTCCAGAAGGGCCCCCTGAGGCCGCGGCTGCTGCGGCCCCTCAGCTGTGTGGCGGCCCCGGAGGGCGAGGCGCCGGGGAGGAGCCGGCTGAGTCTGACCCGGCCGGCGGCACAGGCCGAGGGGTCAGTGCTGTCCCCACCGCGGCGGCTGGTGGGCACCGAGGGGGCGGCGGGCGAGCGCTGA
- the LOC126040938 gene encoding lens fiber membrane intrinsic protein-like: MPPPLPKMSPQLCPASPGDAPSRYPHVPQRCPQDCPPCPLVLPPPPPGVAAAPTAPPWRRGMPAGGGLLCGASGLALLLAATATHFWLQRRAPGGTASLGLWRTCLGGHCRPHPGTPALWEATRVLMLLSVLTATAGLALGLSIVASAARRARARMAGVTLLLAGLLALLGLGVYTAGTLSLLGPARTAWRFSWSYILGWVAVVLIGSAGLFHLCAAAKDPSPESSEVAGA, encoded by the exons atgccgccccccctccccaagatgTCCCCACAATTGTGCCCTGCATCCCCTGGAGATGCCCCCTCCAGGTACCCCCATGTTCCCCAGAGATGTCCCCAAGAttgtcccccgtgtcccctggTGCTGCCTCCACCCCCCCCGGGGGTGGCAGcagcccccacagcccctccCTGGCGCAGGGGGatgccggcgggcggggggcttCTCTGCGGGGCCAGCGGCCTGGCCCTGCTCCTGGCCGCCACCGCCACCCACTTCTGGCTGCAGCGCCGGGCGCCCGGTGGCACCGCCAGCCTCGGGCTGTGGCGAACCTGCCTCGGGGGGCACTGCCGCCCCCACCCCGGCACTCCGG cCTTATGGGAGGCCACACGGGTGCTGATGCTGCTCTCGGTGCTCACTGCCACCGCCGGCCTCGCTCTGGGGCTCTCCATCGTGGCCAGTGCTGCCCGGCGGGCGCGTGCCCGCATGGCTGGTgtcaccctgctcctggctg gtctgctggcactgctggggctgggggtgtaCACGGCTGGCACGCTGAGCCTCCTGGGGCCAGCCCGCACCGCCTGGCGCTTCTCCTGGTCCTACATCCTGGGCTGGGTTGCTGTCGTCCTCATTGGCTCAGCAG GGCTTTTCCACCTCTGTGCCGCTGCCAAGGACCCGTCTCCAGAGAGCTCTGAAGTGGCGGGTGCCTGA
- the NECTIN4 gene encoding nectin-4 isoform X1 — translation MGGRWGGGPGWLVGAWLGGQHRSTLLVPVCLSLPGLFSICPLPATRLSPPRHSPVYPSVHLSALPTPDSSYVCPFTCPSICLSIHPPPTTSLYPTTSPSVSSSIHPFIHPSPFHFSLSICSSIHTLISPFILPSVYSSVYSSTHPSTHLSTHPPICPLIHLLFHLPIHLSTHPSVHPSFHHPATFLHPSISLPVVHLTTPLSTYPSIHQPIHPPVHALIHPPIHPSMDPAIHPWAHPSICPWIIESFRLEKIFKIIESKQMDVLIRPSIHVFMHPPTHPWTHLSVHPSISPSIHGYTHPSFHGLIHPSVHGCMHPSIHSSIHVCIHESIHPLIYVLICPSTRPPIDPISSPLTLPAHPTGVPTDNEVRKVDLVSASVVVVGVIAAVLLCVLVIVVVVMTLYHKRKTKRISEKYEEELTLTRENSIRRLHSSHSTDTRTQLEETLQLRAESRQGSLRGDSLRGDSLRGTSICSAMSEEPEGRSYSTLSTVREIETQTEVPAAPLLPALPGKEPKEEEEDGGSGGDDPIKQAMTHFVQENGMLQAKPTTNGIYINGRGHLV, via the exons ATGGGTGGGCgttggggtgggggtcccgggtGGTTGGTGGGAGCCTGGCTGGGGGGCCAGCACCGTTCCACACTGCttgtgcctgtctgtctgtccctcccTGGGCTTTTCTCCATCTGCCCCCTTCCTGCCACCCGTCTGTCCCCTCCCAGGCACTCGCCCGTCTACCCATCTGTCCATCTGTCGGCCCTCCCCACCCCCGACTCTTCCTACGTCTGTCCATTCACCTGTCCTTCCAtttgtctgtccatccatccaccgCCCACCACTTCACTCTACCCAACCACCtctccttctgtttcttcctctatCCACCCCTTTATCCATCCATCCCCCTTTCACTTCTCACTATCCATTTGTTCATCCATCCATACACTCATCTCTCCCTTCATCCTCCCGTCTGTCTACTCATCTGTCTACTCATCCACCCACCCGTCTACTCATCTGTCTACTCATCCACCCATCTGTCCACTCATCCATTTACTTTTCCATCTACCTATTCATCTGTCTActcatccatctgtccatccatccttccatcatCCTGCCACTTTTCTCCATCCATCCATATCTCTACCCGTTGTTCATCTAACCACCCCCTTGTCCACCTACCCATCCATCCATCAACCCATCCATCCACCTGTGCATGCActcatccatccacccatccatccatccatggacCCAGCCATCCACCCAtgggctcatccatccatctgtccatggatcatagaatcatttaggttggaaaagatctttaagatcatcgagtccaaacaAATGGATGTActcatccgtccatccatccatgtATTCAtgcatccacccacccacccatggACTCacctgtctgtccatccatccatcagcCCATCCATCCATGGATACACTCATCCATCCTTCCATGGACTCATCCACCCATCTGTCCATGGATGtatgcatccatccatccattcatccatccatgTATGTATTCATGAATCCATCCACCCACTCATCTATGTACTCATCTGTCCATCCACCCGTCCACCTATCGACCCCATCTCATCCCCTCTcaccctgcctgcccaccccACGGGTGTCCCCACAGACAACGAGGTGCGCAAGGTGGACCTGGTCTCGGcttcggtggtggtggtgggcgtCATCGCCGCTGTCCTGCTCTGCGTCCTTGTCATCGTCGTCGTCGTCATGACCCTCTATCACAAGCGCAAGACCAAGCGTATCTCCGAGAAGTA CGAGGAGGAGCTGACGCTCACCCGGGAGAACTCCATCCGCCGCCTCCACTCCAGCCACAGCACCGACACGCGCACACAG CTGGAGGAGACGCTGCAGCTGCGTGCAGAGAGCCGGCAGGGCAGCCTGCGCGGGGACAGCCTGCGTGGGGACAGCCTGCGCGGCACCAGCATCTGCTCCGCCATG AGCGAAGAGCCCGAAGGTCGCAGCTACTCGACGCTCTCGACGGTGCGGGAGATCGAGACACAGACGGAGGTGCCGGCAGCGCCGCTGCTGCCCGCCCTGCCAGGGAAGGAgccaaaggaggaggaggaggatggtggcaGCGGGGGGGACGACCCCATCAAGCAGGCCATGACCCACTTCGTGCAGGAAAACGGGATGCTGCAGGCCAAGCCCACCACCAACGGCATCTACATCAATGGCCGTGGGCACCTGGTgtga
- the NECTIN4 gene encoding nectin-4 isoform X2, translating to MAPRGMRPGTPFLLLFLLLLLLAATGCRSGVVEVERSVTAVLGQDVVLPCRYRAQEQEQVVQVTWLKRGPAGQNTEVAVLNRQHGEHVQERYAGRVLRRADGALEDGAIILKNAVQGDEGDYECHLITFPLGSFEGRLTLKVLVPPLPILNPGPPLEEGQGRTLAASCTAEGSPVPSVRWETEVRGTNATRRSAHARSASVTSEFFLVPGRSMNGKSLTCVVAHPGLRHEKRITHLLSVAYLSDASVLGHTEEWQEGMEGATLTCLGDGNPPPMYNWTRLNAPLPAGVRVKGDTLVFQRPLAAADAGDYICRVSNRVAAKEARANVSIKGRVADNEVRKVDLVSASVVVVGVIAAVLLCVLVIVVVVMTLYHKRKTKRISEKYEEELTLTRENSIRRLHSSHSTDTRTQLEETLQLRAESRQGSLRGDSLRGDSLRGTSICSAMSEEPEGRSYSTLSTVREIETQTEVPAAPLLPALPGKEPKEEEEDGGSGGDDPIKQAMTHFVQENGMLQAKPTTNGIYINGRGHLV from the exons ATGGCCCCCCGCGGGATGCGGCCCGGGacgcccttcctcctcctcttcctcctcctcctcctcctcgccgccaCCG GCTGCCGCTCGGGGGTGGTGGAGGTGGAGCGCAGCGTGACGGCGGTGCTGGGCCAGGACGTGGTGCTGCCGTGCCGGTACCGGgcgcaggagcaggagcaggtggTGCAGGTGACCTGGCTGaagcggggcccggcggggcagAACACCGAGGTGGCCGTGCTCAACCGGCAGCACGGGGAGCATGTGCAGGAGCGCTACGCTGGGCGGGTGCTGCGGCGGGCGGACGGGGCGCTGGAGGACGGCGCCATCATCCTGAAGAACGCTGTGCAGGGGGACGAGGGTGACTACGAGTGTCACCTCATCACCTTCCCCCTGGGGAGCTTCGAGGGGCGACTCACCCTCAAGGTGCTGG TGCCGCCGCTGCCCATCCTGAACCCAGGGCCGCCGCTGGAGGAGGGTCAGGGCCGGACGCTGGCAGCCTCGTGCACGGCGGAGGGCAGCCCGGTGCCCTCAGTACGCTGGGAGACGGAGGTGCGTGGCACCAACGCCACGCGCCGCTCGGCGCATGCCCGCTCTGCTTCTGTCACCAGCGAGTTTTTCCTGGTGCCTGGGCGCAGCATGAACGGCAAGAGCCTGACCTGTGTGGTGGCCCACCCTGGCCTGCGCCACGAGAAGAGGATCACCCACCTCCTCAGCGTCGCCT aCCTATCGGATGCCTCGGTGCTGGGGCACACAGAGGAGTGGCAGGAGGGCATGGAGGGGGCCACTCTGACCTGCCTGGGGGATGGCAACCCACCCCCCATGTACAACTGGACACG GCTGAacgccccgctgcccgccggcgtGCGGGTGAAGGGGGACACCCTCGTCTTCCAGCGGCCCCTCGCCGCCGCTGACGCCGGGGACTACATCTGCCGCGTCTCCAACCGCGTGGCTGCCAAGGAGGCGCGGGCTAACGTCAGCATCAAGGGCAGGGTGGCAG ACAACGAGGTGCGCAAGGTGGACCTGGTCTCGGcttcggtggtggtggtgggcgtCATCGCCGCTGTCCTGCTCTGCGTCCTTGTCATCGTCGTCGTCGTCATGACCCTCTATCACAAGCGCAAGACCAAGCGTATCTCCGAGAAGTA CGAGGAGGAGCTGACGCTCACCCGGGAGAACTCCATCCGCCGCCTCCACTCCAGCCACAGCACCGACACGCGCACACAG CTGGAGGAGACGCTGCAGCTGCGTGCAGAGAGCCGGCAGGGCAGCCTGCGCGGGGACAGCCTGCGTGGGGACAGCCTGCGCGGCACCAGCATCTGCTCCGCCATG AGCGAAGAGCCCGAAGGTCGCAGCTACTCGACGCTCTCGACGGTGCGGGAGATCGAGACACAGACGGAGGTGCCGGCAGCGCCGCTGCTGCCCGCCCTGCCAGGGAAGGAgccaaaggaggaggaggaggatggtggcaGCGGGGGGGACGACCCCATCAAGCAGGCCATGACCCACTTCGTGCAGGAAAACGGGATGCTGCAGGCCAAGCCCACCACCAACGGCATCTACATCAATGGCCGTGGGCACCTGGTgtga